In the Juglans microcarpa x Juglans regia isolate MS1-56 chromosome 6D, Jm3101_v1.0, whole genome shotgun sequence genome, one interval contains:
- the LOC121234458 gene encoding phosphoglycerate kinase, chloroplastic-like has protein sequence MASATAPTTLSLLPTATSSSTSHIRSSLLHLSPTSSSSSSCSISLRSSNIRRLGFSAADPLFAHGVASKVRSFGGKAVRGVVSMAKKSVGDLTAADLKGKKVFVRADLNVPLDDNQNITDDTRVRAAVPTIKHLIQNGAKVILSSHLGRPKGVTPKFSLAPLVPRLSELLGIQVVKADDVIGPEVEKLVASLPDGSVLLLENVRFYKEEEKNDPEFAKKLASLAELYVNDAFGTAHRAHASTEGVTKFLKPSVAGFLLQKELDYLVGAVSSPKRPFAAIVGGSKVSSKIGVIESLLEKVDILLLGGGMIFTFYKAQGLPVGSSLVEEDKLDLATTLLEKAKAKGVSLLLPTDVVIADKFAPDANSKIVPASGIPDGWMGLDIGPDSIKTFNDALDTTKTVIWNGPMGVFEFDKFAVGTESIAKKLAELSGKGVTTIIGGGDSVAAVEKVGVAAVMSHISTGGGASLELLEGKELPGVLALDEATPVPV, from the exons ATGGCTTCAGCCACCGCACCCACaaccctctctcttctccccaCCGCCacttcctcctccacctcccACATCCGTTCCTCCCTCCTCCACCTCTCCCctacctcctcctcctcttcctcctgcTCCATTTCCCTCCGCTCCTCAAACATCCGCCGCCTTGGCTTCTCCGCCGCCGACCCTCTCTTCGCCCACGGAGTGGCCTCCAAAGTTCGATCATTCGGCGGAAAAGCAGTGAGAGGCGTGGTTTCCATGGCCAAGAAGAGTGTTGGGGACTTGACCGCCGCAGACTTGAAGGGGAAGAAGGTTTTTGTGAGGGCTGACTTAAATGTGCCTCTGGATGACAACCAGAATATCACTGATGATACAAGGGTTAGAGCTGCGGTACCAACTATCAAGCATTTGATTCAGAATGGAGCTAAAGTCATTCTTTCCAGCCATTTG GGACGACCAAAGGGTGTTACTCCAAAATTTAGCTTGGCACCTCTTGTACCTCGGCTATCTGAACTCCTTGGCATTCAG GTTGTGAAGGCTGATGACGTTATTGGTCCAGAGGTAGAGAAGTTGGTGGCTTCACTTCCTGACGGCAGTGTTCTTCTTCTTGAAAATGTGAGATTTTAcaaggaggaagaaaagaatgaCCCTGAGTTTGCAAAGAAGCTTGCCTCTTTAGCTGAGCTTTATGTGAATGATGCTTTTGGGACTGCACATCGAGCTCATGCATCAACTGAAGGGGTTACAAAATTCTTGAAGCCATCTGTTGCTGGTTTCCTATTGCAGAAG GAACTTGACTATCTTGTTGGTGCTGTATCAAGCCCCAAGAGGCCATTTGCTGCCATTGTGGGTGGCTCAAAGGTTTCATCCAAGATTGGGGTAATTGAGTCACTTCTAGAAAAGGTTGATATCTTACTTCTTGGTGGAGGAATGATCTTCACATTTTACAAGGCCCAGGGCCTCCCAGTGGGTTCATCCCTGGTAGAGGAAGATAAGCTAGATCTTGCTACAACACTACTTGAGAAGGCGAAGGCAAAGGGAGTTTCCCTTTTGTTACCCACTGATGTGGTAATTGCAGACAAGTTCGCTCCTGATGCTAACAGCAAG ATTGTGCCAGCTTCTGGCATCCCTGATGGCTGGATGGGATTAGATATTGGACCAGACTCTATCAAGACATTCAATGATGCTCTGGATACCACTAAAACTGTCATCTGGAATGGGCCAATGGGAGTGTTTGAGTTTGACAAATTTGCAGTTGGAACTGAG TCTATTGCAAAGAAGCTAGCAGAGCTGAGTGGGAAGGGAGTGACAACAATCATTGGGGGTGGAGATTCTGTTGCAGCAGTAGAGAAAGTAGGAGTTGCTGCTGTGATGAGCCACATTTCAACTGGTGGTGGTGCCAGTTTGGAATTGTTGGAAGGCAAAGAGCTCCCTGGTGTCCTTGCTCTTGATGAAGCTACTCCTGTTCCCGTGTAA
- the LOC121234427 gene encoding phosphoglycerate kinase, cytosolic isoform X2, which translates to MATKRSVSTLKEADLKGKRVLVRVDLNVPLDDNLNITDDTRIRAAVPTIKYLQSHGAKLILCSHLGRPKGVTPKYSLKPLVPRLSELLGLEVKMGNDCIGEEVKKIVDELPEGGVLLLENVRFYKEEEKNDPEFAKKLASLADVYVNDAFGTAHRAHASTEGVAKYLKPAVAGFLMQKELDYLVGAVANPKRPFAAIVGGSKVSTKIGVIESLLGKVDLLLLGGGMIFTFYKAQGYSVGSSLVEEDKLDLATSLMEKAKLKGVSLLLPTDVVIADKFAADANSKVVPASSIPDGWLGLDIGPDSIKTFSEALDTTQTIIWNGPMGVFEFDKFAVGTEAIAKKLAELTAKGVTTIVGGGDSVAAVEKLGLAEKMSHISTGGGASLELLEGKPLPGVLALDDA; encoded by the exons ATGGCGACCAAGAGGAGCGTGAGCACTCTGAAGGAGGCGGATTTGAAGGGGAAGAGGGTTTTGGTGAGGGTCGATCTAAACGTGCCTTTGGATGACAACCTCAACATCACCGATGACACCAGAATCCGTGCTGCTGTCCCCACCATCAAATATTTGCAGTCTCATGGCGCTAAACTCATCCTCTGCAGCCACCTC GGACGACCAAAGGGTGTCACACCTAAGTACAGTCTGAAGCCCCTTGTTCCAAGGCTGTCAGAACTTCTTGGACTTGAG GTCAAGATGGGAAATGACTGTATCGGTGAGGAAGTCAAGAAGATTGTGGATGAACTTCCAGAAGGAGGTGTTTTGCTCCTTGAGAATGTGCGGTTTTataaggaggaagagaagaatgACCCAGAATTTGCAAAGAAGCTGGCTTCTCTTGCAGATGTCTATGTGAATGATGCGTTTGGCACTGCCCACAGGGCCCATGCTTCCACGGAGGGAGTGGCTAAGTACTTGAAACCAGCTGTTGCTGGATTTCTCATGCAGAAG GAACTGGACTATCTTGTTGGAGCCGTAGCAAACCCCAAGAGGCCATTTGCCGCTATTGTTGGCGGTTCAAAGGTGTCAACCAAGATTGGAGTGATAGAATCCTTGTTGGGGAAGGTTGATCTTCTTTTGCTGGGTGGAGGGATGATCTTTACCTTTTACAAGGCCCAAGGATATTCAGTTGGATCTTCCCTGGTGGAGGAAGACAAGCTGGATCTTGCAACATCCCTAATGGAGAAGGCCAAGTTGAAAGGGGTGTCTCTACTGCTTCCAACTGATGTGGTTATTGCTGACAAATTTGCTGCTGATGCTAACAGCAAG GTTGTTCCAGCATCTAGCATTCCGGATGGGTGGCTGGGTTTGGATATTGGACCTGATTCCATCAAGACATTCAGTGAAGCTCTGGATACTACCCAAACCATCATCTGGAATGGACCCATGGGTGTGTTTGAGTTTGATAAATTCGCAGTGGGGACAGAG GCGATAGCCAAGAAGCTGGCAGAGCTAACTGCCAAGGGAGTGACAACAATCGTCGGAGGAGGCGACTCTGTTGCAGCTGTGGAGAAGCTTGGACTAGCTGAGAAGATGAGCCATATCTCAACTGGAGGCGGTGCCAGCTTAGAGCTTCTTGAGGGGAAACCACTCCCTGGTGTCCTTGCTCTTGATGATGCCTGA
- the LOC121234427 gene encoding phosphoglycerate kinase, cytosolic isoform X1, with product MATKRSVSTLKEADLKGKRVLVRVDLNVPLDDNLNITDDTRIRAAVPTIKYLQSHGAKLILCSHLGRPKGVTPKYSLKPLVPRLSELLGLEVCSLFTRVKMGNDCIGEEVKKIVDELPEGGVLLLENVRFYKEEEKNDPEFAKKLASLADVYVNDAFGTAHRAHASTEGVAKYLKPAVAGFLMQKELDYLVGAVANPKRPFAAIVGGSKVSTKIGVIESLLGKVDLLLLGGGMIFTFYKAQGYSVGSSLVEEDKLDLATSLMEKAKLKGVSLLLPTDVVIADKFAADANSKVVPASSIPDGWLGLDIGPDSIKTFSEALDTTQTIIWNGPMGVFEFDKFAVGTEAIAKKLAELTAKGVTTIVGGGDSVAAVEKLGLAEKMSHISTGGGASLELLEGKPLPGVLALDDA from the exons ATGGCGACCAAGAGGAGCGTGAGCACTCTGAAGGAGGCGGATTTGAAGGGGAAGAGGGTTTTGGTGAGGGTCGATCTAAACGTGCCTTTGGATGACAACCTCAACATCACCGATGACACCAGAATCCGTGCTGCTGTCCCCACCATCAAATATTTGCAGTCTCATGGCGCTAAACTCATCCTCTGCAGCCACCTC GGACGACCAAAGGGTGTCACACCTAAGTACAGTCTGAAGCCCCTTGTTCCAAGGCTGTCAGAACTTCTTGGACTTGAGGTTTGCTCTTTGTTTACACGT GTCAAGATGGGAAATGACTGTATCGGTGAGGAAGTCAAGAAGATTGTGGATGAACTTCCAGAAGGAGGTGTTTTGCTCCTTGAGAATGTGCGGTTTTataaggaggaagagaagaatgACCCAGAATTTGCAAAGAAGCTGGCTTCTCTTGCAGATGTCTATGTGAATGATGCGTTTGGCACTGCCCACAGGGCCCATGCTTCCACGGAGGGAGTGGCTAAGTACTTGAAACCAGCTGTTGCTGGATTTCTCATGCAGAAG GAACTGGACTATCTTGTTGGAGCCGTAGCAAACCCCAAGAGGCCATTTGCCGCTATTGTTGGCGGTTCAAAGGTGTCAACCAAGATTGGAGTGATAGAATCCTTGTTGGGGAAGGTTGATCTTCTTTTGCTGGGTGGAGGGATGATCTTTACCTTTTACAAGGCCCAAGGATATTCAGTTGGATCTTCCCTGGTGGAGGAAGACAAGCTGGATCTTGCAACATCCCTAATGGAGAAGGCCAAGTTGAAAGGGGTGTCTCTACTGCTTCCAACTGATGTGGTTATTGCTGACAAATTTGCTGCTGATGCTAACAGCAAG GTTGTTCCAGCATCTAGCATTCCGGATGGGTGGCTGGGTTTGGATATTGGACCTGATTCCATCAAGACATTCAGTGAAGCTCTGGATACTACCCAAACCATCATCTGGAATGGACCCATGGGTGTGTTTGAGTTTGATAAATTCGCAGTGGGGACAGAG GCGATAGCCAAGAAGCTGGCAGAGCTAACTGCCAAGGGAGTGACAACAATCGTCGGAGGAGGCGACTCTGTTGCAGCTGTGGAGAAGCTTGGACTAGCTGAGAAGATGAGCCATATCTCAACTGGAGGCGGTGCCAGCTTAGAGCTTCTTGAGGGGAAACCACTCCCTGGTGTCCTTGCTCTTGATGATGCCTGA